A window of the Streptomyces griseochromogenes genome harbors these coding sequences:
- a CDS encoding succinate dehydrogenase iron-sulfur subunit: MATPVLDKVEAEAAASPYITVTFRVRRFNPEVSAEATWEDFQLEIDPKERVLDGLHKIKWDVDGTLTFRRSCAHGICGSDAMRINGKNRLACKTLIKDINPEKPITVEPIKGLTVLKDLVVDMEPFFQAYRDVMPFLITKDTNEPTRERLQSAEDRERFDDTTKCILCAACTSSCPVFWNDGQYFGPAAIVNAHRFIFDSRDEAAEQRLEILNDRDGVWRCRTTFNCTDACPRGIEVTKAIQEVKRALITRRF; the protein is encoded by the coding sequence ATGGCAACTCCTGTTCTGGACAAGGTGGAGGCGGAGGCCGCGGCCTCTCCCTACATCACCGTCACCTTCCGGGTCCGCCGCTTCAACCCGGAGGTCTCGGCCGAGGCGACGTGGGAAGACTTCCAGCTGGAAATCGACCCGAAGGAGCGTGTCCTCGACGGACTCCACAAGATCAAGTGGGACGTCGACGGCACCCTCACCTTCCGCCGTTCCTGCGCGCACGGCATCTGCGGCTCCGACGCCATGCGGATCAACGGCAAGAACCGCCTGGCGTGCAAGACGCTGATCAAGGACATCAACCCCGAGAAGCCGATCACGGTCGAGCCCATCAAGGGCCTGACGGTCCTGAAGGACCTGGTCGTGGACATGGAGCCGTTCTTCCAGGCGTACCGGGACGTCATGCCCTTCCTGATCACCAAGGACACGAACGAGCCGACGCGCGAGCGGCTGCAGTCCGCCGAGGACCGCGAGCGCTTCGACGACACGACGAAGTGCATCCTCTGCGCCGCGTGCACGTCCTCGTGCCCGGTCTTCTGGAACGACGGCCAGTACTTCGGCCCGGCCGCCATCGTCAACGCGCACCGCTTCATCTTCGACTCGCGTGACGAGGCGGCCGAGCAGCGCCTGGAGATCCTCAACGACCGCGACGGCGTGTGGCGCTGCCGCACGACCTTCAACTGCACGGACGCCTGCCCGCGCGGTATCGAGGTCACGAAGGCGATCCAGGAGGTCAAGCGCGCGCTGATCACGCGCCGCTTCTGA
- the sdhA gene encoding succinate dehydrogenase flavoprotein subunit: MKIHKYDTVIVGAGGAGMRAAIESTKRSRTAVLTKLYPTRSHTGAAQGGMAAALANVEEDNWEWHTFDTVKGGDYLVDQDAAEILAKEAIDAVLDLEKMGLPFNRTPNGTIDQRRFGGHSRNHGEAPVRRSCYAADRTGHMILQTLYQNCVKEGVEFFNEFYVLDQLITEVDGVKKSAGVVAYELATGEIHVFQAKAVIYASGGTGKFFKVTSNAHTLTGDGQAAVYRRGLPLEDMEFFQFHPTGIWRMGILLTEGARGEGGILRNKDGERFMEKYAPVMKDLASRDVVSRSIYTEIREGRGCGPEGDHVYLDLTHLPPEQLDAKLPDITEFARTYLGIEPYTDPIPIQPTAHYAMGGIPTNVEGEVLLDNTTVVPGLYAAGEVACVSVHGANRLGTNSLLDINVFGRRAGIAAAEYSAKADFVELPEDPEAFVVEQIEQLRNSTGSERVAQIRRELQETMDANVMVFRTEQTIKTAVEKIAELRERYKNVAIQDKGKRFNTDLLEAIELGNLLELAEVMAVSALARKESRGGHYREDYPNRDDVNFMRHTMAYREVGADGSETVRLDYKPVVQTRYQPMERKY; the protein is encoded by the coding sequence ATGAAGATCCACAAGTACGACACCGTCATCGTCGGCGCCGGCGGCGCCGGCATGCGCGCGGCCATCGAGTCGACGAAGCGCAGCCGCACCGCGGTCCTGACCAAGCTCTACCCCACCCGCTCCCACACGGGCGCCGCGCAGGGCGGCATGGCCGCCGCGCTCGCCAACGTGGAGGAGGACAACTGGGAGTGGCACACCTTCGACACGGTCAAGGGCGGTGACTACCTGGTCGACCAGGACGCCGCCGAGATCCTGGCGAAGGAGGCCATCGACGCCGTCCTCGACCTGGAGAAGATGGGTCTGCCGTTCAACCGGACCCCGAACGGCACCATCGACCAGCGCCGCTTCGGCGGTCACTCCCGCAACCACGGCGAGGCGCCGGTCCGCCGGTCCTGCTACGCCGCGGACCGCACCGGCCACATGATCCTCCAGACGCTGTACCAGAACTGCGTCAAGGAGGGCGTGGAGTTCTTCAACGAGTTCTACGTCCTGGACCAGCTGATCACCGAGGTCGACGGCGTCAAGAAGTCGGCCGGTGTGGTGGCGTACGAGCTGGCCACCGGCGAGATCCACGTCTTCCAGGCGAAGGCGGTCATCTACGCCTCCGGCGGCACCGGCAAGTTCTTCAAGGTGACGTCGAACGCCCACACGCTGACCGGTGACGGCCAGGCCGCCGTCTACCGCCGCGGGCTGCCGCTGGAGGACATGGAGTTCTTCCAGTTCCACCCGACCGGTATCTGGCGCATGGGCATCCTGCTGACGGAGGGCGCCCGTGGTGAGGGCGGCATCCTGCGCAACAAGGACGGCGAGCGCTTCATGGAGAAGTACGCGCCGGTCATGAAGGACCTCGCGTCCCGTGACGTCGTCTCCCGCTCCATCTACACGGAGATCCGCGAGGGCCGCGGCTGCGGTCCCGAGGGCGACCACGTCTACCTGGACCTGACGCACCTGCCGCCGGAGCAGCTGGACGCCAAGCTCCCGGACATCACCGAGTTCGCGCGCACCTACCTCGGCATCGAGCCCTACACGGACCCGATCCCGATCCAGCCCACCGCGCACTACGCGATGGGCGGCATCCCGACCAACGTCGAGGGTGAGGTCCTTCTCGACAACACCACCGTCGTCCCGGGTCTGTACGCGGCCGGCGAGGTGGCCTGCGTGTCGGTGCACGGCGCCAACCGCCTCGGCACCAACTCGCTGCTGGACATCAACGTCTTCGGCCGTCGCGCGGGCATCGCCGCCGCCGAGTACTCGGCGAAGGCCGACTTCGTCGAGCTGCCGGAGGACCCGGAGGCGTTCGTCGTCGAGCAGATCGAGCAGCTGCGCAACTCCACCGGCAGCGAGCGGGTCGCCCAGATCCGCCGCGAGCTGCAGGAGACCATGGACGCGAACGTCATGGTGTTCCGCACCGAGCAGACGATCAAGACGGCCGTCGAGAAGATCGCCGAGCTGCGCGAGCGCTACAAGAACGTGGCGATCCAGGACAAGGGCAAGCGGTTCAACACGGACCTGCTGGAGGCGATCGAGCTGGGCAACCTGCTCGAACTGGCCGAGGTCATGGCGGTGTCGGCCCTGGCCCGCAAGGAGTCCCGCGGCGGTCACTACCGCGAGGACTACCCGAACCGGGACGACGTCAACTTCATGCGCCACACGATGGCGTACCGCGAGGTCGGCGCCGACGGCTCGGAAACCGTCCGTCTCGACTACAAGCCGGTCGTCCAGACCCGCTACCAGCCGATGGAGCGTAAGTACTGA
- a CDS encoding TetR/AcrR family transcriptional regulator — translation MPAKNDGPEAADPKTKSEQTRALILETAMRLFQERGYDKTTMRAIAKEAGVSVGNAYYYFEGKEHLIQGFYDRIAAEHRVAVREVLDRETDLEARLSGVLTAWLDIARPYHEFAVQFFKNAADPDSPLSPFSPESEHAREQAISVHRELLAGSKSKVAPELRDVLPELMWLSQMGLVLYWVFDRTEGYERSYRLARRGARLTARGVALARFRVLRPLVLEVHELFTDFLPGMTKALPDPNSRARRDDAG, via the coding sequence GTGCCCGCGAAGAACGACGGCCCCGAGGCGGCCGACCCCAAGACCAAGTCCGAGCAGACCCGCGCGCTGATCCTGGAGACCGCGATGCGGCTGTTCCAGGAGCGCGGTTACGACAAGACGACGATGCGGGCCATCGCCAAGGAGGCCGGGGTCTCCGTCGGGAACGCCTACTACTACTTCGAGGGCAAGGAACACCTGATCCAGGGCTTCTACGACCGGATCGCCGCCGAGCACCGGGTGGCGGTCAGGGAGGTCCTGGACCGGGAGACCGACCTGGAGGCGCGTCTTTCGGGCGTGCTGACCGCGTGGCTGGACATCGCCAGGCCGTACCACGAGTTCGCCGTCCAGTTCTTCAAGAACGCCGCCGACCCCGACAGCCCGCTCAGCCCCTTCTCCCCGGAGAGCGAGCACGCCCGCGAGCAGGCCATCAGCGTCCACCGCGAGCTGCTGGCCGGCTCCAAGTCCAAGGTGGCACCCGAACTGCGGGACGTCCTGCCGGAGTTGATGTGGCTCTCACAGATGGGCCTGGTCCTGTACTGGGTGTTCGACCGCACCGAGGGATACGAGCGCAGCTACCGGCTGGCACGCCGGGGAGCGCGGCTGACCGCCCGCGGAGTCGCCCTGGCCCGCTTCCGGGTGCTGCGCCCGCTGGTCCTGGAAGTCCATGAACTGTTCACGGACTTCCTGCCGGGCATGACGAAGGCCTTGCCGGATCCGAACAGCCGGGCGCGGCGGGACGACGCCGGCTGA
- a CDS encoding VOC family protein, which produces MSDEESYELLGFDNVLLPVGDLGEAVDFYERAGFAVGFRFDEAGIALLKVGGETPGILLRADEALGRRPPPWPSPRLWLEVPDARVAALELAGAGIAPLDEVFPVATGWTVEIADPWGNILGFTDYTKRPELGRRG; this is translated from the coding sequence ATGTCAGACGAAGAGTCGTACGAACTGCTCGGGTTCGACAACGTGCTGCTTCCCGTCGGCGACCTCGGCGAGGCCGTCGACTTCTACGAGCGGGCCGGATTCGCCGTGGGCTTCCGGTTCGACGAGGCCGGGATCGCGCTGCTGAAGGTCGGCGGCGAGACACCCGGGATCCTGCTGCGCGCGGACGAGGCGCTGGGTCGCCGTCCGCCGCCCTGGCCCTCGCCACGGCTGTGGCTGGAGGTGCCGGACGCGCGGGTCGCGGCGCTGGAGCTGGCCGGCGCCGGCATCGCGCCGCTCGACGAGGTGTTCCCGGTGGCCACCGGCTGGACCGTGGAGATCGCCGACCCCTGGGGGAACATCCTCGGCTTCACGGACTACACCAAGCGGCCGGAACTCGGGCGCAGGGGCTGA
- a CDS encoding thiol-disulfide oxidoreductase DCC family protein encodes MTTTAPDRGAIDAPVRRLTVLYDAECTLCTHLRDWLVRQPQLVPLELVPAGSAEARGRYPGLDHAATLDEVTVIGDSGQVYQASRAWIVVLWALREHRPLAHKLSTPAGARLARGAVLAAAKWRGAQTWKGQWGGQTYRRADGWAYHPSTGWSHNPPSCSDGACATG; translated from the coding sequence GTGACCACCACGGCACCGGACCGGGGCGCCATCGACGCCCCGGTCCGCCGGCTCACCGTCCTGTACGACGCCGAGTGCACCCTCTGCACCCACCTGCGTGACTGGCTCGTACGGCAGCCGCAGCTGGTGCCGCTGGAACTGGTGCCGGCCGGTTCGGCCGAGGCGCGCGGGCGCTACCCGGGGCTCGATCACGCCGCCACCCTGGACGAGGTCACCGTGATCGGCGACTCGGGACAGGTCTACCAGGCCTCCCGCGCCTGGATCGTCGTGCTGTGGGCCCTGCGTGAACACCGCCCGCTGGCCCACAAGCTGAGCACTCCGGCAGGCGCCAGACTGGCCCGGGGCGCGGTGTTGGCGGCCGCGAAGTGGCGAGGGGCGCAGACCTGGAAGGGGCAGTGGGGAGGGCAGACGTACCGGAGGGCGGACGGGTGGGCCTACCACCCGAGTACGGGCTGGAGTCACAACCCGCCGTCCTGTTCCGACGGCGCCTGCGCCACTGGTTAG
- a CDS encoding succinate dehydrogenase hydrophobic membrane anchor subunit, with protein MSTTETTASGVGPVEGAPVYSVDNPAPLIEAPRKRTKKTPRSTRGNFEMAAWLFMRLSGVVLVVLVLGHLLIQLVLDGGVSKIGFAFVAGRWASPFWQVWDLLMLWLAMLHGANGLRTVINDYAERANTRLWLKGLLYTATVFTILLGSLVIFTFDPNIR; from the coding sequence GGCGCCCCCGTCTACAGCGTCGACAACCCGGCCCCGCTCATCGAGGCGCCGCGCAAGCGGACCAAGAAGACCCCGCGCTCGACCCGGGGCAACTTCGAGATGGCCGCCTGGCTGTTCATGCGTCTGTCCGGCGTCGTGCTGGTCGTCCTCGTCCTCGGCCACCTGCTGATCCAGCTGGTCCTGGACGGCGGCGTCTCCAAGATCGGCTTCGCCTTCGTGGCCGGCCGCTGGGCCTCCCCGTTCTGGCAGGTCTGGGATCTGCTGATGCTCTGGCTCGCGATGCTGCACGGCGCCAACGGCCTGCGCACGGTCATCAACGACTACGCCGAGCGCGCGAACACCCGGCTGTGGCTCAAGGGCCTGCTCTACACCGCCACGGTGTTCACCATCCTGCTCGGCTCGCTGGTGATCTTCACCTTCGACCCGAACATCCGCTAG